A region of Tachyglossus aculeatus isolate mTacAcu1 chromosome X4, mTacAcu1.pri, whole genome shotgun sequence DNA encodes the following proteins:
- the KLF9 gene encoding Krueppel-like factor 9 isoform X2, translating into MSAAAYMDFVAAQCLVSISNRAAVQEHGAQEAERLRLPEREAAKEQHADPGDAWKDYCTLVAIAKSLLDLNKYRPIQTPSICSDCIESPDEDMGSDSDVTTESGSSPAHSPEERQDSGAVPGPLSLLHGGVPAKGKLASEKRHKCPYGGCGKVYGKSSHLKAHYRVHTEDSLLLRAANSLSFLVHPASKATMYTSLKIIRAGGIESAGGDGAILLCL; encoded by the exons ATGTCAGCAGCCGCCTATATGGATTTCGTGGCCGCCCAGTGCCTGGTGTCTATTTCCAACCGGGCTGCGGTGCAAGAGCACGGGGCTCAGGAGGCAGAGCGGCTGCGACTGCCCGAGCGGGAAGCGGCCAAGGAACAGCACGCTGACCCCGGGGACGCGTGGAAGGATTACTGCACGCTGGTGGCCATTGCGAAAAGCCTGTTGGACCTGAACAAATATCGACCCATCCAGACCCCTTCGATCTGCAGCGACTGTATAGAAAGTCCCGATGAGGATATGGGATCGGACAGCGACGTGACCACCGAATCTGGGTCGAGCCCTGCCCACAGCCCCGAGGAGAGGCAGGATTCTGGCGCCGTTCCCGGCCCGCTTTCCCTCCTTCACGGTGGAGTGCCCGCAAAGGGGAAACTAGCCTCCGAAAAGAGACACAAGTGTCCCTACGGTGGATGTGGCAAAGTCTATGGAAAATCTTCCCATCTAAAAGCCCATTACAGAGTGCATACAG AGGATTCGCTTCTGTTGCGGGCTGCGAACTCGCTCTCCTTTTTAGTGCATCCCGCCTCTAAAGCTACTATGTATACATCACTAAAAATCATCCGGGCAGGTGGTATAGAGAGTGCCGGGGGTGATGGAGCAATCCTGTTATGTCTCTGA